From a region of the Brachyhypopomus gauderio isolate BG-103 unplaced genomic scaffold, BGAUD_0.2 sc139, whole genome shotgun sequence genome:
- the popdc2 gene encoding popeye domain-containing 2 isoform X2: protein MSGENFTFFNAILYGHAPCDGWTYSVEGAIYHLGNTILCLGYMGGSGAYGALYIFGFLAPAFLCLALWGWLSVCGLDVFVWNLVLMTQCVTQVAHLLFQLLHNGVADEELSALYNTIYLPQGVPIQVFKEIMDASENKVLSLKSEETYATEGKTPIDQLSLLLSGRIRVSLEGQFLHYIFPHQFLDSPEWESLRPTEEGNFQVTLTAETDCRYVSWRRRRLYLLLSKDRYIARLFSVMLGSDIADKLYSLNDKLFAKSGVRLDIRLPSLYHVLAPSPPSSARGSGSSPPRGSQGEAPHAAPQPAPDSQPADIPSAQEPQEKESLPKAQASQRQVWPSDTEIPSETAAPGERAPRLHRGWAPLAPTDTPRL from the exons ATGAGTGGTGAAAACTTCACCTTCTTCAACGCCATCCTCTACGGCCACGCACCCTGCGACGGATGGACCTACAGCGTGGAGGGCGCCATCTACCACCTGGGCAACACAATCCTGTGTCTGGGGTACATGGGAGGCAGCGGTGCTTACGGGGCTCTGTACATATTCGGGTTCCTGGCTCCTGCATTCCTCTGTCTGGCCCTGTGGGGCTGGCTATCCGTGTGCGGCCTCGACGTCTTCGTCTGGAACCTGGTTCTGATGACCCAGTGTGTGACTCAGGTGGCCCACCTGCTGTTCCAGCTGCTGCACAACGGCGTGGCTGACGAGGAGCTGTCTGCCCTCTACAACACCATCTACCTGCCACAGGGTGTACCCATCCAGGTGTTCAAGGAGATCATGGATGCCAGTGAAAACAAGGTGCTCTCTCTGAAGAGTGAAGAGACGTACGCTACAGAGGGCAAAACGCCAATCGATCAGCTCTCCCTTCTGCTCTCTGGGAG gATTCGAGTGTCTTTAGAAGGTCAGTTCCTCCATTACATCTTTCCTCACCAGTTCCTCGATTCTCCGGAATGGGAATCCCTCAGACCAACAGAGGAGGGGAATTTCCAG GTAACCCTGACGGCGGAGACGGACTGCCGTTACGTGTCTTGGCGGCGACGACGCCTGTACCTGCTACTGTCCAAGGACCGCTACATCGCTCGTCTTTTCTCCGTCATGCTTGGCAGTGACATCGCGGACAAACTTTACTCGCTGAACGACAAGCTGTTCGCTAAGAGCGGCGTGCGTCTGGACATCCGCCTGCCCAGCCTCTACCACGTCCTGGCTCCATCTCCACCCAGCAGTGCCCGGGGCAGTGGCAGCTCGCCCCCCAGAGGCAGCCAGGGCGAGGCCCCACACGCTGCCCCGCAGCCTGCACCCGACTCTCAGCCTGCAGACATCCCCAGCGCCCAGGAACCCCAGGAGAAGGAGAGTTTGCCCAAGGCCCAGGCCTCTCAGCGACAGGTCTGGCCCTCGGACACTGAGATTCCCTCGG AGACTGCCGCCCCGGGCGAGCGGGCACCTCGGCTCCACAGAGGATGGGCCCCTCTGGCTCCCACAGACACTCCCAGGCTCTAG
- the popdc2 gene encoding popeye domain-containing 2 isoform X1, whose protein sequence is MSGENFTFFNAILYGHAPCDGWTYSVEGAIYHLGNTILCLGYMGGSGAYGALYIFGFLAPAFLCLALWGWLSVCGLDVFVWNLVLMTQCVTQVAHLLFQLLHNGVADEELSALYNTIYLPQGVPIQVFKEIMDASENKVLSLKSEETYATEGKTPIDQLSLLLSGRIRVSLEGQFLHYIFPHQFLDSPEWESLRPTEEGNFQVTLTAETDCRYVSWRRRRLYLLLSKDRYIARLFSVMLGSDIADKLYSLNDKLFAKSGVRLDIRLPSLYHVLAPSPPSSARGSGSSPPRGSQGEAPHAAPQPAPDSQPADIPSAQEPQEKESLPKAQASQRQVWPSDTEIPSGEDSTSLVLEDFVDVIGSLVDYGSERDYLK, encoded by the exons ATGAGTGGTGAAAACTTCACCTTCTTCAACGCCATCCTCTACGGCCACGCACCCTGCGACGGATGGACCTACAGCGTGGAGGGCGCCATCTACCACCTGGGCAACACAATCCTGTGTCTGGGGTACATGGGAGGCAGCGGTGCTTACGGGGCTCTGTACATATTCGGGTTCCTGGCTCCTGCATTCCTCTGTCTGGCCCTGTGGGGCTGGCTATCCGTGTGCGGCCTCGACGTCTTCGTCTGGAACCTGGTTCTGATGACCCAGTGTGTGACTCAGGTGGCCCACCTGCTGTTCCAGCTGCTGCACAACGGCGTGGCTGACGAGGAGCTGTCTGCCCTCTACAACACCATCTACCTGCCACAGGGTGTACCCATCCAGGTGTTCAAGGAGATCATGGATGCCAGTGAAAACAAGGTGCTCTCTCTGAAGAGTGAAGAGACGTACGCTACAGAGGGCAAAACGCCAATCGATCAGCTCTCCCTTCTGCTCTCTGGGAG gATTCGAGTGTCTTTAGAAGGTCAGTTCCTCCATTACATCTTTCCTCACCAGTTCCTCGATTCTCCGGAATGGGAATCCCTCAGACCAACAGAGGAGGGGAATTTCCAG GTAACCCTGACGGCGGAGACGGACTGCCGTTACGTGTCTTGGCGGCGACGACGCCTGTACCTGCTACTGTCCAAGGACCGCTACATCGCTCGTCTTTTCTCCGTCATGCTTGGCAGTGACATCGCGGACAAACTTTACTCGCTGAACGACAAGCTGTTCGCTAAGAGCGGCGTGCGTCTGGACATCCGCCTGCCCAGCCTCTACCACGTCCTGGCTCCATCTCCACCCAGCAGTGCCCGGGGCAGTGGCAGCTCGCCCCCCAGAGGCAGCCAGGGCGAGGCCCCACACGCTGCCCCGCAGCCTGCACCCGACTCTCAGCCTGCAGACATCCCCAGCGCCCAGGAACCCCAGGAGAAGGAGAGTTTGCCCAAGGCCCAGGCCTCTCAGCGACAGGTCTGGCCCTCGGACACTGAGATTCCCTCGGGTGAGGACTCCACCAGCCTAGTCCTGGAAGACTTTGTAGATGTGATAGGCTCTCTAGTAGACTATGGAAGTGAGAGGGATTATCTGAAGTAG
- the cox17 gene encoding cytochrome c oxidase copper chaperone — MSTVCAAGVEPARAAEGSHEQKPLKPCCACPETKRARDACIIEKGEESCTDLIEAHKQCMRALGFKI; from the exons ATGTCCACCGTGTGTGCTGCTGGTGTGGAGCCCGCACGCGCTGCTGAGGGAAGCCACGAGCAGAAGCCCTTGAAGCCGTGCTGCGCATGCCCAGAGACGAAAAGGGCGAGGGACGCCTG CATTATTGAAAAGGgtgaagaaagttgcacagatCTTATTGAAGCGCACAAGCAGTGTATGAGAGCACTTGGGTTTAAGATCTGA